A window from Schistosoma haematobium chromosome 3, whole genome shotgun sequence encodes these proteins:
- a CDS encoding hypothetical protein (EggNog:ENOG410W1Z6~COG:T): MHLKRTKSGGKSIALGVNENKSQQPNSMLRRPVGVACLDITSSILPYFSRSSQLFDWGSGKTIKDDNSILDHKRIVNFKLTGEQFLSEALLRAINDTQVLSWSNNQNSGYPDMDLTTILSIPSISLDSSEVPKLEIHEITVLNPLEGHRCSIS, from the exons ATGCATTTAAAGCGTACGAAATCAGGTGGAAAGTCCATAGCATTAGGTGTTAATGAAAATAAGTCACAACAACCGAATTCAATGTTAAGACGTCCAGTCGGCGTTGCTTGCCTGGATATAACATCTTCAATTTTACCGTATTTTAGTCGTTCCTCCCAGTTATTTGATTGGGGATCTGGCAAAACAATAAAAGATGATAATTCTATATTGGATCATAAACGTATTGTGAATTTCAAATT aACTGGTGAACAGTTTTTATCAGAAGCGTTATTACGTGCAATCAACGATACACAAGTTTTATCTTGGAGTAACAATCAAAATTCAGGTTATCCTGATATGGATTTAACAACAATTTTAAGCATTCCAAGTATTTCATTGGATTCGTCAGAAGTTCCAAAATTAGAAATTCATGAAATCACAGTATTAAATCCTTTAGAAGGTCAT AGATGCAGCATCTCATAG